A part of Acipenser ruthenus chromosome 12, fAciRut3.2 maternal haplotype, whole genome shotgun sequence genomic DNA contains:
- the LOC117407014 gene encoding uncharacterized protein LOC117407014 isoform X2 — protein MDVESSHSNEDLNDIQEFIEEHLISHQEEVIEHPPMLIPLSPTIIPLSPTFFLDSQNDTIPGHSISLELPCDLIVPEDFLNNFSVITEKPEKAEYIEDSELLEQYFKTSFSDLASDSELSKKVPENSERNDVAGTSEEGQVIHAYTPLEHPNRPQKSAKRPLKKRPTRRTLLVESESSEDDTSFSRDPKSKRPRKFSERFHASLQARGTPTVSKVSQRLKPTIPSTSTTARYHSAELLKHVHMTIEQIIYRHPAIRALVSDPEVAQNIQTLITLLKTLGFLKQ, from the exons ATGGACGTTGAATCAAGCCACAGCAATGAGGATCTAAACG atatccaggaatttattgaagaacatttaatttcacaccaGGAGGAAGTAATTGAGCATCCTCCTATGCTCATTCCCCTCTCACCTACAATCATTCCATTGTCCCCGACATTTTTTTTGGATAGTCAGAATG ATACAATCCCAGGGCACAGCATTTCCCTTGAGCTACCGTGCGATCTAATCGTGCCTgaggactttttaaataatttctcagtGATAACAGAAAAGCCGGAAA AAGCTGAATATATTGAAGATTCTGAGCTTTTGGAACAGTACTTCAAGACATCCTTCAGTGATCTAGCGTCAGACTCCGAATTGTCTAAAA aagtTCCTGAAAATTCCGAAAGGAACGACGTGGCCGGTACTTCGGAGGAGGGCCAGGTTATACATGCGTATACCCCCTTGGAGCATCCCAATAGAcctcaaaaatctgcaaaaagacctctcaaaa aacggCCCACTAGACGTACACTTCTTGTGGAAAGCGAATCTTCCGAGGACGACACATCCTTCAGCAGAGACCCAAAGTCTAAAAGGCCGCGTAAATTTTCCGAAAGGTTTCATGCTTCACTACAAGCAAGAGGCACCCCCACAGTCTCCAAAGTATCACAAAGGCTAAAACCTACGATCCCCTCAACTTCAACTACTGCTAGGTATCACAGCGCTGAGCTATTGAAACATGTACATATGACTATAGAGCAGATCATTTACAGACATCCTGCTATAAGGGCCCTAGTTTCTGACCCAGAAGTGGCtcagaatatacaaacattaattaccctattgaaaacgctgggttttttaaaacaataa
- the LOC117407014 gene encoding uncharacterized protein LOC117407014 isoform X1: protein MEPHRKKTCKRKHIEITVDDSDNDDTAVNGVLKNKKVSIDPSHNVSNSVVNSIFVPKNTLNSDPSTSSHTHSMSTAPNVCLPPVHPQNLNGFENFDYLDKLLNDINYNAYSLPSIRALIDEISPDRPPINDNSTNIDSNNSQCRVFVNDAKLTQINFDSLDKLLHEMYRENHDTLESVVDVEKQIGGGLNDGAYRDDSFSIKVLGGGVLHDDQVAGPSGLQAPHRDSAGDRIGGEGVQRIHRPMFNNFELKQPLNFTHLYDLDSYAEVFTVLHETLENMLSEVSRTLRPSDVVQLELRAGSLDIPVYVKMSGANLSLDDFLSQIEALLQSHSEILADDSLMLIVQVIRCPEGGGVRRCLQTLMKSELIRKKAKHLIICYNRDNQLCFAYSVLSLIFPEFRGAYEMCMAEALKLQQSVGLSEHQMVSFVDIDKFEQALDVKIVVWYRCPQKDVFLNHQTDTRAKNKTVFLFLHENHFYGIVNLKGFLGAAYLCNYCYTAYSNRSGHRCEGHCNVCFSPACNSESSVKVKCNDCNRYCRSQLCYDEHKILRDKANSEKQVSMCDLLKLCTRCYSLYKCDPTKPQTHKCLTPYCKLCKAVLLPHSDHKCFIQMLKPKEPTDKYVFYDFECRQEAGVHIPNYLYCMHMGGESWYWEGEECVKKFFERYRRPCYAGYTFLAHNAKSYDSYLLMNYLVSNGINPNIIAQGSKLMCFTDEAFKMRYIDSFNFLPMKLSALPAAMGFEAKKGYFPHFFNTVENQNYVGPFPEPIYYGVQQMMSKDRDDFYKWYDSIKMGVFNFRDEMAFYCKNDVEILKEACIKFRTEVYAIGQIDPFQCTTIASLCMAMYRSKFMPKDTIAIIPPDNYSEQQKSFSNASIQWLMYVAETENVFIQHALNYGELKIGPFFLDGYAVINGKRTAFEFAGCFFHGCPLCYDSADVNPLSKVSCGTMHHHFDEKIETLQKVYGVEVRVIWEHEWNTLKKQPKVHEFLIRSDFPERINPREALFGGRTNAITLHYVAQENERVEYFDFTSLYPFVNKTKVYPVDHPTVIYHNFQDLSQYFGLFKLTVLPPRGLYFPVLPARICGKLMFTLCRSCAETLNQTGVCNHTSGERALTGTWCSVEVVKALEKGYKVSKIHEVWHFPQKSDTLFTGYINSHLKGKQESSGYPAHCTDEERKERYIAEYFQKEGVQLDPQNINVNPAKRQISKLCLNSLWGKLAQRTNQLSTSLVKDPDQFFHYLFSKRYQVSHFCFVSDTVAQVQWRYASDTYTPTGNVNVFIAAFTTAYARLELYNLLDRLQGRCLYHDTDSVIFVSRPQAWRPKLGDYLGDLTSELKPGEHITEFVSGGPKTYGYVTNNGKTCLKVKGITLNYENSKLINIASLKDLVQNFVNHDRNTPAEHIMIRGSQICRNKKEFQLENKPLQKTFQIVYNKRVLRSDFTSIPYGY from the coding sequence ATGGAACCACATcgcaaaaaaacatgtaaaaggaaacacattgaaattactgTTGATGATTCTGACAATGATGATACGGCTGTGAATGgtgttctaaaaaataaaaaggtttcaattgatCCGAGTCATAATGTGTCAAATTCTGTGGTAAATTCTATATTCGTACCTAAAAATACCTTAAATTCTGATCCTTCAACAAGTTCACATACACATAGTATGTCTACAGCCCCCAATGTCTGTCTGCCCCCCGTTCACCCCCAAAATTTAAATGGTTTCGAGAATTTTGACTATCTAGACAAACTATTAAATGATATAAATTATAATGCGTATAGTTTACCGTCAATCAGGGCTCTGATTGATGAAATTTCTCCAGATAGGCCCCCGATAAATGACAACTCCACTAATATAGACAGCAATAACTCCCAGTGCCGTGTGTTTgttaatgatgctaaattgactcagatcaattttgaCTCTTTGGATAAGCTTCTGCATGAAATGTATAGAGAGAATCATGATACTCTAGAGAGTGTAGTTGATGTGGAAAAACAAATAGGGGGAGGTTTGAACGACGGGGCTTACCGTGATGATtcttttagcataaaagtccTGGGGGGTGGTGTATTACATGATGATCAAGTGGCAGGTCCTTCAGGTTTACAGGCCCCCCATAGAGATAGTGCCGGTGATAGAATTGGTGGGGAAGGTGTACAGCGTATACATAGACCTATGTTTAACAATTTCGAATTGAAGCAAcctcttaactttacacatctgtatgaCTTGGATTCCTACGCTGAAGTTTTTACGGTGTTACAtgaaacgttagagaatatgttgagtgaggtttctagaaCGCTAAGACCCTCAGACGTTGTCCAACTTGAATTACGAGCGGGATCCTTAgatataccagtgtatgtaaaaatgagtGGAGCCAATTTAAGTCTAGAtgattttctcagtcagattgaagctctccttcaaagtcatagtgaaattttggCTGATGACTCTTTAATGTTGATTGTGCAGGTTATTAGGTGCCCAGAAGGAGGTGGTGTAAGGAGATGTTTgcagaccttaatgaaaagtgagcttattagaaaaaaagccaagcatctgattatatgttacaacagagacaatcaattatgCTTTGCCTACAGCGTACTGAGCTTGATATTTCCAGAATTCAGAGGGGCTTATGAAATgtgtatggctgaggctttaaaacttcaacagagtgTGGGATTAAGTGAACATCAAATGGTGTCGTTTGTAgacatagataaatttgaacaggccttagatgttaaaattgtggtctggtacagatgtcctcaaaaggatgtgttcctgaatcaccaaacagatactcgagcaaaaaacaaaactgtatttctgtttcttcatgagaatcatttctatggtattgttaacttgaaaggttttctgggtgcagcttatctgtgtaattactgttacacCGCCTACAGTAATCGATCTGGACATCGCTGTGAAggacactgtaatgtgtgtttttcccCAGCCTGTAACAGCGAGTCctctgtaaaggtaaaatgtaacgactgcaatcgttattgtcgatcacagctctgttatgatgagcataagattctcagagataaagccaacagtgaaaaacaggtttctatgtgtgaccttttaaaactttgtacaaggtgttattctctctataaatgtgacCCTACAAAGCCACAGACTCACAAATGTCTTACTCCTTACTGTAAGCTATGTAAAGCCGTGTTGTTACCTCACAGTGATCATAAATGCTTCATTCAAATGCTTAAACCTAAGGAACccacagacaaatatgtgttttatgattttgaatgtcgtCAGGAAGCTGGCGTACACATTCctaattatttgtactgcatgcacaTGGGTGGTGAATCATGGTATTGGGAGGGCGAGGAAtgtgtgaaaaagttttttgaGCGGTATCGTAGACCTTGTTATGCAGGATATACTTTCTTGGCACACAATGCAAAGTCTtatgacagttatttactgatgaattatttagtaTCCAACGGAATTAACCCAAatatcatagctcagggtagcaagttGATGTGTTTTACAGACGAAGCTTTTAAAATGCGGTACATTGATTCCTTTAACTTTTTGCCCATGAAGTTAAGTGCCCTGCCTGCTGCTATGGGATTTGAAGCcaaaaaaggatattttcctcattttttcaatactgttgaAAACCAGAATTATGTGGGGCCATTTCCTGAACCCATTTACTATGgtgttcagcaaatgatgtctaaagatcgtgatgacttttacaaatggtatgattcgattaagatgggtgtttttaatttcagagacgaaatggcattctactgcaaaaatgatgttgaaattttgaaagaggcCTGTATCAAATTCCGGACTGAGGTTTATGCAATAGGGCAGATAGACCCCTTCCAATGTACcaccattgcttcactgtgcatggctatgtatagaagtaaattcatgcctaaagacacaatagcgatcattcctcccgacaattacagtgagcagcaaaaaagcttttcaaatgcctcgatacaatggttaatgtatgtagcagaaactgaaaatgttttcattcaacacgctttaaactacggagagcttaaaataggcccctttttcttggacggttatgctgtgattaatggtaagcgtacggcttttgaatttgcagggtgtttttttcatggtTGTCCCTTGTGCTATGATTCGGCCGATGTAAACCCCTTAAGCAAAGTATCGTGTGGTACGATGCatcatcactttgatgaaaagattgaaacattgcaaaaggtttacggggtggaagtcagagttatttgggaacatgaatggaacacCCTGAAAAAACAACCTAAAGTTCACGAATTTCTGATTCGTTCTGATTTTCCAGAACGCATAAATCCACGCGAGGCTCTGTTTGGGGGAcgtacaaatgccattacattacattatgtggcccaagaaaatgaaagggtggaatactttgatttcactagTTTGTATCCgtttgttaacaaaacaaaagtgtatccCGTAGACCATCCTActgtaatttaccataattttcaagacttgagccagtactttggattgttcaaattaactgttctgcctcctaggggtctttatttccctgtactgcctgcccgcatctgtggtaaattaatgtttaccctctgccgttcatgcgcagaaacactaaaccagacgggggtatgtaatcatacctctggagaaagagcctTGACCGGGACATGGTGTAGTGTAGAGGTAGTTaaagctcttgagaaaggttacaaagtgtctaaaatacatGAAGTGTGGCattttcctcagaaatctgacactctctttacaggttacattaatagtcatctcaaggggaaacaggaaagttcaggataccctgctcattgtaccgatgaggagcgtaaagagcgttatattgcggaatattttcagaaagagggggttcaattagatcctcaaaacattaatgttaaccCTGCTAAAAGACAAATCTCCAAACTATGCCTCAATAGTTTGTGGGGAAAACTAGCACAGAGAACTAACCAGCTCTCTACAAGCTTGGTAAaggatcctgaccagtttttccattatctcttttcaaaaagatatcaggtttcgcatttttgttttgtaagtgatactgtggctcaggttcagtggcgttacgcttctgatacctatactcccACAGGTAATGTAAACGTATTCATAGCGGCATTTACTACCGCTTACGCCCGGCTAGAGCTCTATAACCTCTTGGATCGTTTGCAGGGTCgatgtctgtatcatgatacagactcTGTAATCTTTGTCAGCAGGCCCCAGGCTTGGCGTCCCAAACTAGGTGATTATCTTGGTGATTTAACTAGCGAGTTGAAGCCGGGGGAACacattacagagtttgtgtcagGGGGCCCTAAAACATATGGGTACGTCACAAACAAcggaaaaacatgtctcaaagtaaaggggattaccctaaactatgagaattccaaattaattaacatcgcttcattaaaagaccttgtacaaaactttgtgaatcatgATAGAAACACCCCTGCAGAACATATCATGATTCGAGGCTCCCAGATTTGCCGcaataaaaaagaatttcaattggaaaacaaaccactccagaaaacctttcaaatagtctacaataaGCGAGTCTTGCGTTCTGATTTCACATCGATTCCTTATGGGTACTGA